A window of Negativicutes bacterium genomic DNA:
AACGAGTTAGAATTGCTGATACACCGATTTTAGAAGGAAGTATCAGTGCGGTGGTAGAAGCATCGATTGGCAGTCCGCTTGAGGCAGTAGTTGCGACAGCGGAAGAAGCTAGAGAAATTAACAAATTACAGTGATGGAGTGTTGAAGATGGCAGAGTTAACAGTAGTTATTAATAATAAATTTGGTATTCATGCCCGTCCGGCAGCAACTTTGGTGAAAACGGCCGCTAGCTATAAAAGTTCTGTTAAACTAACTTCCGGTGAAAAAACAGTTGATGCAAAAAGTATTCTCGGAGTAATGTCTTTAGGTGTTAAAAATGGTACTACTGTTATGTTTAAGGCAGAAGGTGAAGATGCTCAAGATTGTTTGTTAGCTTTGAAAAAATTAGTTGATTCGGACTTTGGAGAGAGTTATTAACAGCGATATTCCTGCTGAGTAAGGAGGGTGCTTATGGGAGAGATATTACAAGGAAAAGGCGTTGTTGCCGGAATTGCTATTGGCGAAGTTGTTTGGGTAGCCAATGATTATGAAAAATGGTTTGCTAAATATAACAGCGACTCTCCTAAAATTGAAAATGAAAAATTAGATAAGGCAATTCAAAAAGTTCAAGCTGATTTAGAAAATAATATAACTACCATGCAAGAAAAAAACATGACCGAGCAAGCGCAAATAATGCAAGCTCATTTGCTGATTTTAAAAGATCCGACATTTATTGATCTTATTTTAGAAAAGCTTGAACTGGAAAATTCAGCACCGAAGGCGCTACAAGTAGCCATTGATGAAATTGCTAAAACCTTTGAGATGATGGATGATGAATATTTTAGAGCAAGGGCAGCAGATATTAGAGATGTCGGAAATCGTGTTTTAAAAACATTATTAGGTATTGATGAACTTGATTTTGGATCAAGAAAAATTATATTGTGTGGTCAAGACTTGGAACCATCACTAATTGCTGCTATGCCAGAGGAGAATTTACAAGGGATTATTTTAGGACATGGCAGTTTGACTTCCCATGTAGTGATTATTGCTAAAGCGAAGGGTATTCCGACTATTATTGGGCTTGAAAAATTTGACTTGTTAGAAAATAAGGCGCAAGTTGTATTAGATGGTGATACCGGAGAAGTTGTTTGGCATTTGGCGCCAACTGAAGAAGAGAATTATCGAAAAAAACTAAAACAGCAAGAACAAGAAAAAGAATATTATTTAAATTTGGCTAAAAAAGAAGTTGTGACCCAAGATGGGCACAAAGTTGTTGTTGCGGCTAATATTGGTTCAGATAAAGATATTGATAAAGCGTTGCAGTTTGGTTGCGAAGGCGTTGGATTGTTTCGCAGTGAGTTTTTATTTATGAGCAGAAGCGCTATGCCGAATGAAGAAGAACAATTTGCGGCATACAAGGCAGTGGTCCAAAAATGTGGAGAAAAATTATGTATAATCAGAACGATGGATATTGGTGGCGATAAGTCGTTAGAATATTTAAAGGTTCCACCGGAACAAAATCCGTTTTTAGGGTGGCGAGCGCTAAGGATTAGTTTAAAAAGACCGGAGCTTTTTTTACCACAGTTAAAGGCTATTTTAAGAGCCGGCGTTTATGGTAATGTTGCGATTATGTTGCCGATGGTAATAAGTTTGAATGAGATTATAGAAGCAAAAGAGTTTATTAAACTGGCACAAGCCGAACTTGATAAAGAACAGGTGCCGTATTCTAAAACTGTGTCAATCGGGATTATGGTAGAAACGCCGGCAGCGGCAATTTTAGCTGATAAATTGGCACAGCATGTTGACTTTTTCAGTATCGGCACAAATGATTTAGCACAATATGTGTTGGCGGTAGATCGCGGTAATGAAAATATTTCCTATTTGTATAACTATTTTAATCCAGCGGTGCTTAAAATAATCAATGATGTGATTGGTGCAGCGAAGAAAAATAATATTTGGGTTGGGATGTGTGGTGAGATGGCTGGAGACATCTTAGCTACGGAATTATTAGTAGGAATGGGCATTGATGAACTTAGCATGAGTGGTAGTACTATTCCGAAGGTTAAAGAGAGAATTACCAAGATAAATCTTGCTAGTGCCCAATCTCTAGTGGCTGAAGTTTTGCAGTTTGATAAAACGGAAGAGGTTATTAATTACTTAAAGAAAAAATAAACAAAGCCTTAAAAATACACTAAATCAGTATTTTTAAGGCTTTGTTTTATACCGGAAAATTAATGGTAAAGGTTGTTCCTTGACGGGAGGTCTCAATATTAATAGTAGCATTATGGCGGTTAGCAATTTGATAACAAGTAGCTAATCCTAAGCCGGTACCGGTGGCTTTCGTTGTTACGAATGGCTTGCCGATGTTTTCTAGAATATCTTTTGGTATGCCGGTGCCTTGATCGGTGATGGCTAAGGCAACGATGTTTTTATGGTAGGTTGTTTTAATAGTTACGATGCCGCCAGGGTGCATCGCCTCGAGTCCGTTACGAACTAGATTCAGCAATAATTGGCGAATTTCTTTTTCATCTAACTTTATTTCAGGAATTTCTCCTAACACTAGTTGGATTGAGCAAGATGAAGAGTTAGCGTAGGCTTGAATTAACGGAAAGATATTTTTGATGATAAAATTCAAATCACATTTTTTTAGGATTACTAATTTTGACTGACTGAGTGATAGATATTCTCTGATAATTTGATTAGCACGATCTAACTCGCTTAATAATAAATTAAATTCATCGACATAGTCTTTAAAGGCGGGACGACGTAAAAATAGTTGGAGATAACCGCTGACAGTTGTAAGTGGATTGCGAATTTCGTGAGCGACACTGGCGGCCATTTGTCCAACTATCTTTAAGCTTTCTAGTTTTGATAAATCTTGTTCTAAGGCACGTCGTTTAGTGATGTCCCGCAATATCGCAACGAAGCCTTGATATTTGTTGTTTTCATCATAAAAAGTGTTGGTGGATTGCTCAACCCAAATGATTTCACCGGTAGAAGTGATAATACGAAATGTTAACAATTTACTTTTATTATCATTGGGATTAATTATTCGCCGGAGGATTTTCACTTTGTCCCTATCATCGGGATGCGTTATTTTCGCTGCTAATTGCACATTTTTATAAAATAATGCCGGTGAATAACCAGTAAGGTTATAAATTGATGGTGAAACATATTCAAAATGTGGTGCGGGATAAAAGGAAAACTGATAAATGACATCGGTGGCGTTTTCAGCTAACAGTCGATATTGTTGCTCTTTTAAAGTCAAATTGTAATGAGTTTTTTCACAATATAAAATTAAAATACCGACAGATAAAAACAGTCTAAGACCGGCATCAATTAAAAATCCCCACTTGGCAGTAGGATCATCAAAATAAAAAGGGACTTCTAAGGCGTGTAAGCCGATAATAAATAAGGTTCCGCTGGTGATATATTTACCCCAGCCACCACAGTTAAAATGATTTAAAAATAAAAAACCTGTTTGTAAATTTATAAAACCGAAAGCTAAACAAAAGAATATTAAACGATAAAAAAAGCTTAAATCTAGGGCGACAGTGATATAAGTAAAAAAAATGGAGATGACGGAAAGACCAAACCAAGACAAGAGCCAGGTGCGAGAAGGTTTAGAACCGTTAAAATCAATAGTTCCAATTAATTGTAAAAAAGAAGCAAAAATAAAAATTCCTTGATATAATAGAATCATATAACCATCGGTAGAAGATATCGGGGTGTCAATTAAGGCTAGGCGCACCAAACTTAGTAAGGAACTGGCTAACCAGATAAATAAATATCGCTCGCGGAAATTTAAATATAGATAAATAAAAATAAATGAAGACATTAAAGATAATGAAAAAGTAAAAGCGAGAATAATGTTAATAATGTCTGTATGCAAGGATTGCACCCCCTGAAGTTGATAAAGTTCTAGCTGGTATAAACTAATGTCAGCTAAAAACTGAAAAAATGTAAAGTATTTGTAAAATAATACAATTATAACATTTAGGATTATTCTGCGCTATGATATTTAAATATTACAAATGTATTTTTGAGTAATATAAATGTATACATTATTTCTATTATATGATAAGTAGATTTTTTATTTTTTATTTGATATAATTAAAGTCAATTCTTAAAGACTAATTATACAATAAAAACGCATAAAATGCATAAATATAAAATTATTGCTTTTTAATATACTGTTATTAAGTGCCTGATAGGGGGTTATGATATGAAAAGTACAATTACTATCAAAAAGGAAAGATGTAAAGGTTGCAATATTTGTGTTAAGTTTTGCCCGAAAAAGGTGCTAGCACTAGGAACCTTAGGAATGGTAGAGGTTGTTAATGGTGAAGCCTGCATTGTGTGCGGACAATGTGAAATGCGTTGTCCTGATTATGCAATATTTGTGGATAAGAAGGTGGAAGAATGAGTAAGGAAGTTAAATTTTTACAAGGTAATGAAGCTTGTGCTGAAGGAGCAATTGCTGCCGGTGTAACATTTTTTGGGGGCTATCCGATAACTCCTTCTACTGAGATTGCTGAAGCGATGGCGGCGAAATTGCCACAAAATAATGGTGCATTTATTCAAATGGAAGATGAAATTGCAGGTTTAGCAGTAGTGCTAGGAGCATCTTTAGCGGGGAAAAAAGTTTTAACTGCAACTTCCGGCCCGGGCTTTTCTTTAAAACAAGAGTTAATTGGTTATGCTTGTATGGCGGAAATTCCGGTTGTTATTGTTAATGTTCAAAGGGTTGGTCCTTCTACTGGACAACCAACAGCACCGTCACAAGGTGATGTAATGCAAGCGCGTTGGGGGACTCATGGTGATCACTCTATTATTGCCTTATCGCCATGGACTGTTAAGGAATGCTTTGATGTAACGGTATTAGCAGTTAATTACGCTGAACGATTCCGTACGCCAGTTATTATTTTAATGGATGAAATCGTTGGACATATGAGAGAAAAATTTGTAATGCCTAATAGTGCTGATATTAAAATTTATCCTCGTCGTAAACCGAGCAAAACAATTGCGGAAGGCTATCAGCCATATGAACCGATGGAAGATTTAGTACCTAATATTGCTGATTTTGGAACAGGTCATAAGTTTCATGTAACAGGATTATTACATGATGAGACAGGTTTCCCAAGTGGCAGTCCTAAATTAACAAAAGAAGTTATTGATAGATTACATAAAAAAATAGAGATAGCACAAGATGAAATAACACATTATGATGAGTTCTTTATGGCAGATGCTGAATATGCTGTTGTCGCTTATGGTGGTACTGCTCGTACTGCTTATGCAGCAGTAGAACAGGCTCGCGCTAAAGGGATTAAAGTGGGCATGGTAAGATTGATGACAATCTGGCCATTTGCAGATAAAGTTATTAAAAACTTGGCTAGTAAAGTAAAGGGTATTTTAGTGCCAGAGTTAAACTATGGACAATTAGTATTGGAAGTGGAAAGAGCGGCAGGCTCACAGGCAAATGTGGTTTCATTGCCGAAATACAACACGGAAGCATTTGATCCACAGGAAATTTGCGAAGCCATTGAAGACCTGAGCAAGGGGTGTTAGAGTATGAGAAGTTATGATAAATATTTGCGCGAAAATAGATTGCCACATATTTGGTGCCCTGGCTGTGGTAATGGTATTGTTATGAAAGCAATTGTTAAAGCTGTTGAAAATAAAAATCTTGACCAAGATAAAACTGTAATAGTATCAGGAATTGGATGCTCTTCTCGTGCTTCCGGTTATATGAATTTTGATACACTACATACTGCACATGGTCGAGCAATTCCGTTTGCTACCGGGATTAAACTTGCTAATCCAGAGCTCAATGTTATTGTAATTACCGGTGATGGCGATTGTATGGCTATTGGTGGAAATCACTTTATTCATGGGGCAAGACGTAATGTGGATTTAAATGTGATTTTATTTAATAATCACATTTATGGGATGACCGGTGGTCAGGCTTCGCCATTGACACCGTTGACGAAAAAAGCAACTACCGCACCATATGGTAATATTGACAGACCGTTTGATCCTTGTCAGCTAGCAATTGCTGCTGGTGCAACTTATGTAGCAAGAAGTACCGCTTTTCATGTGCAACATTTAACCAGTATGATTGAACAATCCTTTGATAATAAGGGCTTCTCTTTAGTTGAAGCTATTACGCAATGTCCTGTTGCTTATGGTCGTAAAAATAAAATGGGTGATGCGGCTGACATGCTTAAATGGATGAGCCAAACAGCAACAATGATGCCGGCTTTTGAAAAAATGACGCCGGAACAACGTCAAGAGCGATTCCCAATTGGCGTGTTGCATCAAGCTAGTTTATCGGAATATACTTCTGATTATCAAAAAGTTATTGAATGTGCCGGAGGTGCTGAATAATGAAACAAATTCGTTTATCCGGTTCTGGTGGTCAAGGTGTGATAACAGCGGCGATTATTTTGGCAGAAACTGCGATTGCAGAAAATAAAGAAGCCGTTCAATCACAATCTTACGGTCCGGAAGCTCGTGGTGGAGCTTCTAAAGCTGAAGTAATTATTTCAGATAGTTTTATTTATCATCCTAAAGTTAATGCTCCTGATATTGTATTAGCGTTAACACAAAAGGCGGCTGATAAATATTATGCTGATTTAAAAGCAGATGGGGTTTTGATTGTCGATGAGGATTTAGTTCCGGAAATTCCTGCTTTTAAAAATGTCGTGAAAGTACCGATTACCAGATTGGCAGTAGACCAACTTGGTAACAGCATTTTTGCTAATATTGTATCGCTAGGTGTTATTGTGAAAAAATCTAAAATTGTTGATTTAGAAACTTTGAAAAAAGTTGTAGCAAAACGCGTACCACCGGCAACTATTGAAAAAAATATGGAAGCCGTAATGGTTGGTTATAATTCCATAGATTAATTCTGAAGCAGGGGTATAGACCTCTGCTTCTTTTATCTAAATATGGGGTAGGTTATTAATAATGAAAATTTTTCAAAACGATTGGGAAGAGTTATTACAAGAAGAAATAAAACAGCCTTATTATTTAAAACTAAGAGAATTTCTAAAAAAGGAATATTCCACTACGAAAATTTATCCGGATATGTATAGTATTTTTAATGCGCTACATTATACGGCTTATAATGATGTGAAAGTAGTGATTTTAGGGCAAGATCCTTATCATGGTGAAGGTCAAGCGCATGGTCTTAGCTTTTCGGTGCAAGAAAATGTGCCACCACCGCCGTCTTTGGTGAATATTTTCAAAGAGTTAAAAGATGATCTTGGGTGTAGTATTCCTAATAACGGGTACTTACTTAGCTGGGCGCAGCAAGGGGTGTTGCTCCTTAATACGGTTTTGACGGTGAGAGCTAATCAAGCTAACTCTCACAAAGAACAAGGTTGGGAAAAATTTACCGATAAAATTATTATGTTGCTAAATGCACGGACGAAACCGTTGGTATTTATTTTATGGGGTAAACCAGCGCAACAGAAAAAAACTTTAATTACTAATCAGTCCCACTTGGTGTTGTCAGCACCACACCCTAGTCCGTTGTCGGCTTTTCGCGGTTTTTTTGGTAGTAAGCCTTTTTCAAAAACCAATAATTTTTTAATGTCGCAGGGGTTGGAGTGCATTAACTGGCAAATTCCTGATAATAAAAAATAATACCAAATTGGACTAATTGGTCTTAAATCCTATTGTTAATTTAAGTAATTTTAAATATAATATACATAGTTAACATTTCCAGTTTATCTATTCTGGATAATAGACAAGTAGTATTTAATGTGTATAAATTTTATTTTTATGGAGTAGAAGATGCAAACTTTAAGTATTCATCCTCTCAATATAATAAAAGCTTTGTCGATGGCCTTGGAGTTTTCTATTAATGGGATGTCTAGACATCACTGGAGAACGGCCTTTATTTGCTATTGTATCGCCGAACATATCAATCTTGGCGAAAAAGAAACGTATGAGCTTATTTATGCTGCGTTATTACATGATATTGGTGCGGCTTCAAGTTGGAGTGAACGACGCAAAATAAGCGTTGCTTCACCCTTATTGGTTTCTAATCATAAGCATGCCGAAGAGGGGTATTTGTTACTGA
This region includes:
- a CDS encoding HPr family phosphocarrier protein; translated protein: MAELTVVINNKFGIHARPAATLVKTAASYKSSVKLTSGEKTVDAKSILGVMSLGVKNGTTVMFKAEGEDAQDCLLALKKLVDSDFGESY
- the ptsP gene encoding phosphoenolpyruvate--protein phosphotransferase, with the translated sequence MGEILQGKGVVAGIAIGEVVWVANDYEKWFAKYNSDSPKIENEKLDKAIQKVQADLENNITTMQEKNMTEQAQIMQAHLLILKDPTFIDLILEKLELENSAPKALQVAIDEIAKTFEMMDDEYFRARAADIRDVGNRVLKTLLGIDELDFGSRKIILCGQDLEPSLIAAMPEENLQGIILGHGSLTSHVVIIAKAKGIPTIIGLEKFDLLENKAQVVLDGDTGEVVWHLAPTEEENYRKKLKQQEQEKEYYLNLAKKEVVTQDGHKVVVAANIGSDKDIDKALQFGCEGVGLFRSEFLFMSRSAMPNEEEQFAAYKAVVQKCGEKLCIIRTMDIGGDKSLEYLKVPPEQNPFLGWRALRISLKRPELFLPQLKAILRAGVYGNVAIMLPMVISLNEIIEAKEFIKLAQAELDKEQVPYSKTVSIGIMVETPAAAILADKLAQHVDFFSIGTNDLAQYVLAVDRGNENISYLYNYFNPAVLKIINDVIGAAKKNNIWVGMCGEMAGDILATELLVGMGIDELSMSGSTIPKVKERITKINLASAQSLVAEVLQFDKTEEVINYLKKK
- a CDS encoding PAS domain-containing protein — translated: MHTDIINIILAFTFSLSLMSSFIFIYLYLNFRERYLFIWLASSLLSLVRLALIDTPISSTDGYMILLYQGIFIFASFLQLIGTIDFNGSKPSRTWLLSWFGLSVISIFFTYITVALDLSFFYRLIFFCLAFGFINLQTGFLFLNHFNCGGWGKYITSGTLFIIGLHALEVPFYFDDPTAKWGFLIDAGLRLFLSVGILILYCEKTHYNLTLKEQQYRLLAENATDVIYQFSFYPAPHFEYVSPSIYNLTGYSPALFYKNVQLAAKITHPDDRDKVKILRRIINPNDNKSKLLTFRIITSTGEIIWVEQSTNTFYDENNKYQGFVAILRDITKRRALEQDLSKLESLKIVGQMAASVAHEIRNPLTTVSGYLQLFLRRPAFKDYVDEFNLLLSELDRANQIIREYLSLSQSKLVILKKCDLNFIIKNIFPLIQAYANSSSCSIQLVLGEIPEIKLDEKEIRQLLLNLVRNGLEAMHPGGIVTIKTTYHKNIVALAITDQGTGIPKDILENIGKPFVTTKATGTGLGLATCYQIANRHNATINIETSRQGTTFTINFPV
- a CDS encoding 4Fe-4S binding protein, producing the protein MKSTITIKKERCKGCNICVKFCPKKVLALGTLGMVEVVNGEACIVCGQCEMRCPDYAIFVDKKVEE
- a CDS encoding 2-oxoacid:acceptor oxidoreductase subunit alpha, producing MSKEVKFLQGNEACAEGAIAAGVTFFGGYPITPSTEIAEAMAAKLPQNNGAFIQMEDEIAGLAVVLGASLAGKKVLTATSGPGFSLKQELIGYACMAEIPVVIVNVQRVGPSTGQPTAPSQGDVMQARWGTHGDHSIIALSPWTVKECFDVTVLAVNYAERFRTPVIILMDEIVGHMREKFVMPNSADIKIYPRRKPSKTIAEGYQPYEPMEDLVPNIADFGTGHKFHVTGLLHDETGFPSGSPKLTKEVIDRLHKKIEIAQDEITHYDEFFMADAEYAVVAYGGTARTAYAAVEQARAKGIKVGMVRLMTIWPFADKVIKNLASKVKGILVPELNYGQLVLEVERAAGSQANVVSLPKYNTEAFDPQEICEAIEDLSKGC
- a CDS encoding 2-oxoacid:ferredoxin oxidoreductase subunit beta encodes the protein MRSYDKYLRENRLPHIWCPGCGNGIVMKAIVKAVENKNLDQDKTVIVSGIGCSSRASGYMNFDTLHTAHGRAIPFATGIKLANPELNVIVITGDGDCMAIGGNHFIHGARRNVDLNVILFNNHIYGMTGGQASPLTPLTKKATTAPYGNIDRPFDPCQLAIAAGATYVARSTAFHVQHLTSMIEQSFDNKGFSLVEAITQCPVAYGRKNKMGDAADMLKWMSQTATMMPAFEKMTPEQRQERFPIGVLHQASLSEYTSDYQKVIECAGGAE
- a CDS encoding 2-oxoacid:acceptor oxidoreductase family protein codes for the protein MMKQIRLSGSGGQGVITAAIILAETAIAENKEAVQSQSYGPEARGGASKAEVIISDSFIYHPKVNAPDIVLALTQKAADKYYADLKADGVLIVDEDLVPEIPAFKNVVKVPITRLAVDQLGNSIFANIVSLGVIVKKSKIVDLETLKKVVAKRVPPATIEKNMEAVMVGYNSID
- a CDS encoding uracil-DNA glycosylase, whose amino-acid sequence is MKIFQNDWEELLQEEIKQPYYLKLREFLKKEYSTTKIYPDMYSIFNALHYTAYNDVKVVILGQDPYHGEGQAHGLSFSVQENVPPPPSLVNIFKELKDDLGCSIPNNGYLLSWAQQGVLLLNTVLTVRANQANSHKEQGWEKFTDKIIMLLNARTKPLVFILWGKPAQQKKTLITNQSHLVLSAPHPSPLSAFRGFFGSKPFSKTNNFLMSQGLECINWQIPDNKK